From the Aquirufa lenticrescens genome, the window TTGGAACCGATTGTCCTGCATCTTTTTTGTGGATGCACCCTAATGTGGAATGCTTAATTGATAATTCGGCCGTCTAATCCTTGTAGGGATGTCGCTCTATCCAGGTGGTAGCAGGTTCTAGAAGTGGGAAAATCCAGGATAGGTTAGTATGTATCATGCCAAAACGGTGCCGCATTAGACCCTTTAGTCGTACTGCTTTTGCCCCAATGGAGCTTTTAATTTCAAGGGCAGTTCTCCCCAGAATAATACGTTCAAATCCTTGTATGATACCGCAATTAATGAGGTCATAAAGCATGTTTAAGTACAGCATTTTTTCGCGCTGTATTTTTTCATCGTATCCAAGGAAATAGGTTTCTAATTCTTTGCCATGCCGAATGACAGTTGTGAATCCAACTAATTGATTTTTAAGGTAATATCCGCGCAATATAAATTCAGATCCTAGGTGTTTTTTGAAGCTAGAAAAGTGTTTTTTGGGTAAAATAAAGGTGTTAAATGGGGCATTTTTTGCCACATGCAGGTAGAGATCATAAATCGTTTCTTCTGCCTGCAAAATTTCCTCATAATTCAGCTCTTTCGTGCTAATTTCAGCTCCTTTTTTACGACAGCGCTTAAATTGATCCCGGTATTTTTTAGATAAGTCTGCCACATAATCTTCTTCCTTTTGCCAAATTGATTTTATTTCAAAAACCATATTGGGTTGAGAGCTGAATGGGAAGTCTGTTTGAAAGGCAGGGATTTGAAACGCTTGGATTTGGCTCTCCGTAAAATCTTTAAATATAGTTAAGTGATTTTTTTTTGGCCAAAATTCAACAACCTCCCGAAGCTTTTCAATCACCTTTGATTCATCCGCATCCGGTAAACAGGTATACGCATTTTGACCGCTTAACATGTTGTTTCCAACAAGCAATAATTTGGAGGCAAACTGTTTAAATAAAATATTTCTAAGAGCCGTTTTTATCGCATGATCTCTCTCTCCAAAACTCGGTAAAAGGGCAAGGTCAATTTCTTGAATTAAAGCCGTAGCCATCAGTTTCTCCCCTTCAAAAATGCCAAGAAATGTATTTAGCATATTTTCAGGTGATGATTCTTCCAAAATTTGCAAGTAGCATTTCTGTAAAAAAATACAAGATTGAGCTACCTGATCCCAGTTATCGGGTAATTCGGCTGTTTTCGTGAAAAGTTGATGGGTGTAAATTGTACTCAATTGGATCGGTTATTGAGGTTGTAACAAGTAGGAGATAGGAATTGTTCCGTCGTTAAGTACAAAGCACAAAGTACAAAGCAAAAAGTTCAAAGTTGGAATCCCCTCTGGGGATGATCTCATGAAATTTTTGTCCTCCGGACTCATTCCCTCCGGACTGACGCTTCGCGTCATGTGGCCCCGCCGGGAATCGAGTCGAGCGCGACCCCGGCCGTCTCTAGCGTTTAGAAGGGGCGCTCGTCTGCTTCCCTCTGGGTGGCCCCGCCGGGAATCGAACCCGGATCTAGCGTTTAGGAAACGCCTATTCTATCCGTTGAACTACAGCGCCAATATCTATAATCTCTACTCTCTTATCTCTACTCTCCCTCTGGATTATACCCATCACTATGCCCCATCAAGTGGTTACCTTCCAGCCAGTTAGGGAAAATCTGCATGTGCTTATCTTTCAACATGTCCATAATCGTCTCGCGAAGTTCTGCTAAATTACTGCGTTGTTCTGCTGAGATGAAAACGGTTTTAGGGGTGTTGGTTTTCCAGTGTGTACGTTTTAAAAAGGCCGTTACTCGATCCATTTTACTCAATTCTGGTTCGCCGTCTATACCTACTTCGGTTCCTTCAAAGAAAATATCTTCGACAGGGAAAAGGTCGATTTTATTGAAGACTAAGATGGTGGGTTTATCACCCACACCCATTTCATTTAAGATACCTTGAACGACTTCGATTTGTTCCTCAAAATTCGGGTGGGAAATATCTACCACGTGTAATAAGACATCCGCCTCACGTACCTCATCTAAGGTCGATTTGAAGGATTCGATCAAGAGGGTAGGGAGTTTGCGAATGAAACCTACGGTATCCGTTAATAAGAAGGGAATACCCTCCCAAACCACTTTGCGGACCGTGGAATCTACTGTGGCAAACAATTTATTTTCAGCGAAAACGTCTGTTTTAGCTAGTTTTTGCATTAAAGTAGACTTGCCTACGTTCGTGTAACCAACTAGGGAAACCCGAACCATTCGGTCACGGTTTTTGCGCTGGGTGTAGGATTGTTTGTCAATAGCCTCTAATTTGTCCTTTAAGAAGGCAATTCGGTCGTTTGCAATACGTCTATCCGTTTCTAATTCCTTTTCACCTGGACCACGCATACCTACGCCACCACGTTGTTTGGAAAGGTGAGACCACATGCGGGTAAGTCGCGGCAACATGTATTGGTATTGTGCGAGTTCTACTTGGGTGCGGGCTTGAACGGTTTGGGCTCTTTGGGCGAAAATATTCAAGATCAACAAACTGCGATCGAGAACTTTGACCTCTTTGCCGTATTCCTGAATGTTAAATTCAATGTTGCGGACCTGTGAAGGACTTAGGTCGTCGTCAAAGATGAGCATGTCCACGTCTTTTTCGATGACGTAAGCCATAATATCTTCAAATTTTCCTTTACCTACATAGGTCTTGTTGTCTGGTTTCGCTAAGTTTTGGGTAAAACTGTGTAGCGTTATCACACCCGAGGTAGAGGCTAGAAAAGCTAATTCCGCGAGGTATTCGGCCGTTTGTTCGGCGTTTTGCTTTTGGGAGGTAACTGCGACTAAAACTGCGGTTTCTTGTTCCTCATCCGTACTATGTACTACGTTATTTTTCATTTTAGCTAAAAAAAGCCTTTCTGGTAAGAAAGGCTTTCTTGTTAGGTAAGCTGTTATACTTATGCGTTTAACGCTTCTGCACCTCCTACGATCTCTAAGATTTCCTTCGTAATGGCTGCTTGACGTGAACGGTTGTACTCTAATTTCAATGCTTTAATTAATTCCCCAGCGTTCTCGGTTGCTTTATCCATTGCCGTCATACGAGCACCGTGTTCTGATGAATTAGATTCTAGTAAGGCACGGAAGATGGATAATTTGATTGACTTTGGAATTAATTCAGAAATAATTTCTTCTTCAGATGGTTCAAAAATGTAATCCACTGAACTTGCCTTTTCACCTGATTCTGAGGCTACTAAAGGAAGTAATTGCTCTGTTTGAATGATTTGTGTCGCTACGTTTTTCGAATAGTTGAAAAGAACCTCTACTACATCGAATTGTTTCTCTGTGAAGGCATTTAAAACCACTTCACCAATCTCGCGAACGTTATTGAAGTTCAATCGAGTGAAGATGTCTGCATGAGCTTCATTCACTTTGTACCCACGACGTGATAAATACTCACCCCCTTTTTTACCAAGAGCTAATATCTCTACTTGGCCAGCTGCGTGCAAGTCAGCATATTTTTCTTGTACTAAAGCCATGGTCGCTTTACCTACGTTCGCATTGAATGCGCCGCAAAGGCCACGATCAGACGTTACTACGATGATTAATGCATTCTTAATTTCACGCACCTCAGTGAAAGGATTCTCAGCACCTGCCTCTGTTTGAGCAGAAACGGTTGCGATCATTTCCGCTAATTTCTTAGCATAAGGACGCATTTGGTGTATTGCATCTTGGGCACGACGCAACTTCGCTGCCGAAACCATTTTCATGGCTTTGGTGATTTGCTGCGTCGAGTTGACAGATACAATTCTATTTCTTACTTCTTTTAAGGAAGCCATAGTATTCTAATTTTATGCTTTGTACTTAGCTGCTACTTCATTACCTACACGCTTCAAGGTAGCGGTTAAGTTGTCATCGTATTTCCCTTGACCTAAAGCTTCTAACGTAGCTTTTTCTGTCGCACGTAATACTTGAATGAAATCTTGTTCGAATTCACGAACTTTTTCTACTGGCACGTTATCTAAGTTACCAGTTGTCGCTAAATAAATCATCGCAACTTGCTCCTCTACACGTTGTGGTGCGAACTGAGGTTGCTTTAACATTTCTAAGTTACGGCGACCACGGTCAATCGTTAATTTAGTCGATGCATCTAAGTCAGATCCGAATTTAGAGAAGGCCTCTAATTCACGGAATTGAGCTTGATCTAATTTTAATGTACCAGCCACCTTCTTCATTGACTTGATTTGCGCGTTACCACCCACACGAGATACCGAGATACCTACGTTAATCGCTGGACGAATACCTGCGTTAAACAAGTTTGTTTCTAAGAAGATTTGACCATCAGTGATCGAAATTACGTTCGTAGGAATGTAAGCCGAAACGTCACCCGCTTGAGTTTCGATGATCGGAAGAGCTGTTAAGCTACCGCCACCTTTCACTAAGTGCTTGATCGATTCTGGTAAGTCGTTCATATTACGCGCGATCTCATCCGAGTTGTTTACTTTCGCTGCACGCTCTAATAAACGAGAGTGAAGGTAGAAAACGTCACCTGGATACGCCTCACGTCCTGGTGGACGACGTAATAATAAGGAAACTTCACGGTAAGCTACCGCTTGCTTCGATAAGTCATCATAAACGACTAAAGCTGGACGACCAGTATCACGGAAGAATTCACCAATCGCTGCACCTGTAAATGGAGCGTAGAATTGCATCGGTGCTGGATCTGCAGCTGTTGCAGAAACGATAACCGTATAATCCATCGCGCCTGCTTTACGTAAAGTTTGCTCAACCTGCTTCACAGTAGAAGCTTTTTGACCAATCGCTACATAGATACAGAAAACGGGTTCTCCTTTATCGTAAAATTCTTTTTGATTAATGATAGTATCGATACAAACTGCCGTTTTACCTGTTTGACGGTCACCGATTACTAGCTCACGTTGACCGCGACCTACTGGGATCATCGCATCGATTGCTTTGATACCTGATTGTAAAGGTTCTGTTACGGGTTGACGGAAGATAACCCCTGGTGCTTTACGCTCTAGAGGCATCTCGTATAAATCACCTGCGATAGGACCATTTCCGTCGATAGGCTCACCTAACGTGTTCACTACACGGCCTAAAATCCCGTCACCTACTTTAACAGAGGCAATTAAGTTTGTTCTTTTTACGGTATCCCCCTCCTTAACTGAGCTAGAGTCTCCTAATAATACGGCACCTA encodes:
- a CDS encoding GNAT family protein, with product MSTIYTHQLFTKTAELPDNWDQVAQSCIFLQKCYLQILEESSPENMLNTFLGIFEGEKLMATALIQEIDLALLPSFGERDHAIKTALRNILFKQFASKLLLVGNNMLSGQNAYTCLPDADESKVIEKLREVVEFWPKKNHLTIFKDFTESQIQAFQIPAFQTDFPFSSQPNMVFEIKSIWQKEEDYVADLSKKYRDQFKRCRKKGAEISTKELNYEEILQAEETIYDLYLHVAKNAPFNTFILPKKHFSSFKKHLGSEFILRGYYLKNQLVGFTTVIRHGKELETYFLGYDEKIQREKMLYLNMLYDLINCGIIQGFERIILGRTALEIKSSIGAKAVRLKGLMRHRFGMIHTNLSWIFPLLEPATTWIERHPYKD
- the atpA gene encoding F0F1 ATP synthase subunit alpha; translation: MASVRPDEVSAILREQLSQAKTVAELEEVGTVLQVGDGVARIYGLSNVQAGELIVFENGLKALALNLEEDNVGAVLLGDSSSVKEGDTVKRTNLIASVKVGDGILGRVVNTLGEPIDGNGPIAGDLYEMPLERKAPGVIFRQPVTEPLQSGIKAIDAMIPVGRGQRELVIGDRQTGKTAVCIDTIINQKEFYDKGEPVFCIYVAIGQKASTVKQVEQTLRKAGAMDYTVIVSATAADPAPMQFYAPFTGAAIGEFFRDTGRPALVVYDDLSKQAVAYREVSLLLRRPPGREAYPGDVFYLHSRLLERAAKVNNSDEIARNMNDLPESIKHLVKGGGSLTALPIIETQAGDVSAYIPTNVISITDGQIFLETNLFNAGIRPAINVGISVSRVGGNAQIKSMKKVAGTLKLDQAQFRELEAFSKFGSDLDASTKLTIDRGRRNLEMLKQPQFAPQRVEEQVAMIYLATTGNLDNVPVEKVREFEQDFIQVLRATEKATLEALGQGKYDDNLTATLKRVGNEVAAKYKA
- the atpG gene encoding ATP synthase F1 subunit gamma; translated protein: MASLKEVRNRIVSVNSTQQITKAMKMVSAAKLRRAQDAIHQMRPYAKKLAEMIATVSAQTEAGAENPFTEVREIKNALIIVVTSDRGLCGAFNANVGKATMALVQEKYADLHAAGQVEILALGKKGGEYLSRRGYKVNEAHADIFTRLNFNNVREIGEVVLNAFTEKQFDVVEVLFNYSKNVATQIIQTEQLLPLVASESGEKASSVDYIFEPSEEEIISELIPKSIKLSIFRALLESNSSEHGARMTAMDKATENAGELIKALKLEYNRSRQAAITKEILEIVGGAEALNA
- the hflX gene encoding GTPase HflX → MKNNVVHSTDEEQETAVLVAVTSQKQNAEQTAEYLAELAFLASTSGVITLHSFTQNLAKPDNKTYVGKGKFEDIMAYVIEKDVDMLIFDDDLSPSQVRNIEFNIQEYGKEVKVLDRSLLILNIFAQRAQTVQARTQVELAQYQYMLPRLTRMWSHLSKQRGGVGMRGPGEKELETDRRIANDRIAFLKDKLEAIDKQSYTQRKNRDRMVRVSLVGYTNVGKSTLMQKLAKTDVFAENKLFATVDSTVRKVVWEGIPFLLTDTVGFIRKLPTLLIESFKSTLDEVREADVLLHVVDISHPNFEEQIEVVQGILNEMGVGDKPTILVFNKIDLFPVEDIFFEGTEVGIDGEPELSKMDRVTAFLKRTHWKTNTPKTVFISAEQRSNLAELRETIMDMLKDKHMQIFPNWLEGNHLMGHSDGYNPEGE